The following are encoded in a window of Naumovozyma castellii chromosome 10, complete genome genomic DNA:
- the NCAS0J00740 gene encoding 60S ribosomal protein uL24 (ancestral locus Anc_4.176), with amino-acid sequence MAKQSLDVTSDRRKARKAYFTAPSSVRRVLLSAPLSKELREQYGIKALPIRRDDEVLVARGAKKGQEGKVSSVYRLKFSIQVDKVTKEKSNGASVPINIHPSKVVITKLHLDKDRKALIQRKGGKLE; translated from the exons ATGGCTAAGCAATCATTAG ACGTCACCTCTGACAGAAGAAAGGCTAGAAAGGCATACTTCACTGCCCCATCCTCCGTTCGTCGTGTTTTATTATCTGCTCCATTATCTAAGGAATTAAGAGAACAATACGGTATCAAAGCTTTGCCAATCAGAagagatgatgaagttttGGTTGCTCGTGGTGCCAAGAAGGGTCAAGAAGGTAAGGTTTCTTCTGTTTACAGATTGAAATTCTCCATTCAAGTGGATAAGGTTACTAAGGAAAAATCTAACGGTGCCTCCGTCCCAATTAATATTCATCCATCTAAGGTTGTCATCACCAAGTTGCATTTGGACAAAGACAGAAAGGCTTTGATTCAAAGAAAGGGTGGTAAGttagaataa